The nucleotide window TTCGGGATCCTCCGTGTTGCCGCAACACGAAAGCATACCGCGCCCCCGCCGGTGCCGGCCAGAGGCGGCGCTTTCGGGGTAGCATGAGAACCCCTCGGCGGCTCGACAGGCGCGCCGCGGTGAACCACCCCGGAGGAGAACATGCAGAGATCGAAGCTCGTGCGGATCGTGGCGATTGCGTTCGTGCTGGCGGCGCTGGCCACCGCGGCGGCGGCCCAGGGGCGCGAACTCCAGACGGTCGAGTTCTTCAGCCCCGCGGTCGACCGCACCATGAAGTACAACATCCTGCTCCCGGACGACTACGACGCGTCGACCGAGCGCTACCCGGTGCTGTACCTGCTGCACGGCCTGACCCAGAACTACACGGTCTGGGGTCTCGCCAACGGCGCGCCATTCTACGCCGGCCTCTACGATGATCTCATCGTGGTGATGCCCGACGCCGGCAACTCCTGGTACATCAACTGGGCCGCAAGCGGGGACGGGCAATCCAACAACTTCGAGGACCACGTCATCCAGGACGTCGTCAGCCACGTCGACTGGAACTTCCGGACCATCGCGCGCCGCGAGGGGCGCGCCATGACGGGCCTGTCGATGGGCGGCTTCGGCGCCATCACGATGGGCTTGCGCAACCCGGAGATGTTCATCTCCATCGGCAGCACGAGCGGGGCGCTGGAGTACGGCCGGCAGGCCGCCGCCCGCATGCGGGGCGAGATGCCGCCCCGGGAGCCGCGCCAGCGGACGCCGGCGCAAGAGGCCCGGCGCCGGCAGCCGAACCCGTTGATCGGCGTCGACGGCTTCAGCAGCCAGGTCGAGCGGACCCCTCTCGGCACGATGTTCGAGACGCCGGAGCAGGCCGACGCCTACGACCCGTTCACGCTGATCAAGCAGGTCCCGCGCGAGGATCTGCCGCACATCTACCTGGACTGCGGCACCGAGGACCGGCTGATCGTGGGGGCCCGGAAGCTGGCCGCCTACATGATGGAAGAGGACATCCCCTTCGATTACATGCAGATGCCCGGGCGCCACAACGCGGCCTACTGGATCGAGGCGATCGGCCGCATCATGGGTGTGCAGTACGAAGTGATGCAGCGCGCGCTCGGCCAGCGGCCCTTCGGGCAGCGGCGCGCGACGAACTGAAGGCACTCGGGAAGCCCGATGCGCAGATCGCTCGCCGTCGGTCCCGTGTTGTTGATGGCGTGGGTGGCCGGCGCTGCGCCGGCTCACGCCCAGGCGCCCGACGGCGAGGTGCTGTTCGAACAGCACTGCGCCGCCTGTCACCTCGCCGACGTCATCCCGCGCGCGCTGGCGATCGACAACATGCGGGCGCTGCCGCCGGGGGCCATCGTCGGTGCGCTGACCGACGGGGCGATGCAGCAGCAGGGGGCGGAGTTGAGCGCGGCCGAGCGGCGCGCGATCGCAGAGTTCATCACCGGGCGGCGTGTCGCGGAGGACGCCGCCCTCGCCGCCGGCGGTTGTGCCGTGTCGCCGGCCGCCGCGGGCTGGTCCGGACTGGACCGCGGCGCCCGGTGGAACGGCTGGGGCGTCGACGTCGCGAACAGCCGTTTCCAGCCGGCCGAGCACGCCGGGCTCGAGGCGGAAGACGTGCCCGGCCTGCGGCTCCAGTGGGCGTTCGGTTACCCCAACTCGGCCACCGCGCAGTCGCAGCCGACGGTGGTGGGCGGTCGTCTGTTCGTCGCCAGCGAGCGGGGCGTGGTCTACGCACTCGACGCGAAGACCGGCTGCACGCACTGGACGTTCGCGGCGCAGAGCGGGGTCCGCAGCGCCATGACCGTGAGCCGCCTGCCGGATCGCCGGCACGCGCTCTTCTTCGGCGACTTCAACGCCAACATCTACGCGCTCGACGCGGCGACCGGGGCCGAGATCTGGCGCCGCGAGGTCGAGACGCACGAAGGGGCCCGCATCACCGGGGCGCCGGTATACCACGCGGGCCGCCTGTACGTGCCGGTCTCCTCCCTCGAGGAGCTGCTGGCCGCCAACCCCGAGTATCCCTGTTGCACGTTCCGAGGGAGCATCGCCGCCCTCGACGCGGCAACCGGCGACACGATCTGGCAGAGCTTCACCATCCCCGAGACGCCCCGGCCGCGCGGGCGCAACCCGGAGGGCTTCTTTCTCATGGGCCCGTCCGGCGCCGCGGTGTGGTCGGCGCCGACCGTCGACGCGAAGCGCGGGCTCGTCTACGCCGCGACCGGCAACGCCTACACGGAGCCGGCGGCCGACACGAGCGACGCGATCATCGCGTTCGACAGCGATACCGGTGCGATTCGCTGGACGAACCAGTTGACGCCGGACGACGCGTTCATCCTCAACTGCGGCGGCGGCAACCCGAACTGTCCGGACGACAGCGGTCCCGACTTCGACTTCGGCGCGTCGCCGGTGCTGGTGACGACGGGTGACGGCCGCGACCTGCTGGTCATCGGCCAGAAGGCGGGCGTGGGCTATGCCCTCGATCCGGATCGCGACGGCGCCATCGTCTGGCGTTACCGGCTGGGCGAGGGCGGCGAGCTCGGCGGCATCGAGTGGGGCTTCGCGGTGGACGGCGAGAAGGCGTACTTCGCCAATTCGGACTACCTGACCCCCGAGCCCGGGGGGCTCGCCGCGGTGCGCCTGCGAACCGGGGAGCTGGCCTGGTACGCCGAGCCGCACGAGCCCGTATGCGAAGGGTGCAGTCCGGCGCTGCTGGCCGCCGTCACCGCGATTCCAGGGGTCGTCTTCTCGGGCGCCTACGACGGGCTGTTCCGCGCCTACGACGCGGACGACGGGTCCGTGCTCTGGGAGTTCGACACCAACGGGGACCATGACGCCGTGAACGGGGTGCCGGCCAGGGGCGGATCGATCAACGGTCCGGGCCCGGTGGTCGTCGACGGAATGGTCTACGTCAATTCCGGCTACGCCGCCTTCGGCGGGCGGCCCGGCAACGTCCTGCTGGCCTTCGGCGTCGATTGACGCGGTCCCGTCCTAGCCAGCGTCCTCTTGAACCACGATGCGCCTCTACAGCGAGCTCGCGGCGTGGTGGCCGCTGCTCGACGACCCGGCCGACTACGCGGAGGAGGCCGGCGTCTACGGCGACCTGCTGGCCGAGGCGTGCGACGCGCCGATCGAATCCCTCCTGGAGCTGGGCAGCGGCGGCGGCAACAGCGCGTCCCACCTGAAGGGGCGGTTTCCCCGCCTGGTGCTCGCCGACCTCTCCGAGGACATGCTGGCGGTCAGCCGCATCCTCAACCCGGAGTGCGAGCACCGATTGGGCGACATGCGCACCCTCCGGCTGGGACGCACGTTCGACGCGGTGTTCGTCCACGACGCCGTCTGCTACATGACGACCGAGGAAGATCTGCGGCGCGCCATGGAGACCGCGTGGGTGCACTGCCGCCCGGGCGGCGCGGTGCTGTTCGCGCCCGACTACGTCCGGGAGAACTTCCGAGCCGGAGAGACCGCGGGCGGCTGCGACGAGCGTCCGCCTTCGGGCGCCGCGAGCGCGTGCCCGCGGGGGCTGCGCTACCTGGAGTGGGTCTGGGATCCCGATCCGAAGGACACGGCGTATCTCGTCGACTTCGCGTTCCTGTTGCGCGAGCGCGACGGCTCCGTCCGCGCCGTGCAGGACCGGCACGTCGAGGGGCTGTTCGCGCGCGGCCGCTGGCTCGACCTGCTGGCGAGCGTGGGGTTCGAGGCCCGTGTCGTCCCCCTCGTCCTGTCCGACGTGGAACCGGGCCGTCACGAGATGTTCGTGGCGCGCCGCCCGCGCTGATCAGCGACACCGTACAACCCGGCGCGACGACCGTCGCGGCTCGCCCGAGAAGGATCGGCGATCACGATGCCGCTCGCCCTCGAAGTCTCGCGTTAGATTCACATTGACAGTCTATGCGACGGGCTGTGCTCTTCCCATAGACAGTCTTTGTTATTCGTTCGGTTTGCAGAAGAGAGGGGGGTGACGGCATGGCAGCGCATGACGGAATAGGCGTGAGCGACATCGGTCGGCTTCGGCGCCAGATTGCTCTTCTCTGGGCCGCGATTGCGGTTCTGGCACTCGGGCT belongs to Acidobacteriota bacterium and includes:
- a CDS encoding esterase family protein; the protein is MQRSKLVRIVAIAFVLAALATAAAAQGRELQTVEFFSPAVDRTMKYNILLPDDYDASTERYPVLYLLHGLTQNYTVWGLANGAPFYAGLYDDLIVVMPDAGNSWYINWAASGDGQSNNFEDHVIQDVVSHVDWNFRTIARREGRAMTGLSMGGFGAITMGLRNPEMFISIGSTSGALEYGRQAAARMRGEMPPREPRQRTPAQEARRRQPNPLIGVDGFSSQVERTPLGTMFETPEQADAYDPFTLIKQVPREDLPHIYLDCGTEDRLIVGARKLAAYMMEEDIPFDYMQMPGRHNAAYWIEAIGRIMGVQYEVMQRALGQRPFGQRRATN
- a CDS encoding PQQ-binding-like beta-propeller repeat protein, whose amino-acid sequence is MRRSLAVGPVLLMAWVAGAAPAHAQAPDGEVLFEQHCAACHLADVIPRALAIDNMRALPPGAIVGALTDGAMQQQGAELSAAERRAIAEFITGRRVAEDAALAAGGCAVSPAAAGWSGLDRGARWNGWGVDVANSRFQPAEHAGLEAEDVPGLRLQWAFGYPNSATAQSQPTVVGGRLFVASERGVVYALDAKTGCTHWTFAAQSGVRSAMTVSRLPDRRHALFFGDFNANIYALDAATGAEIWRREVETHEGARITGAPVYHAGRLYVPVSSLEELLAANPEYPCCTFRGSIAALDAATGDTIWQSFTIPETPRPRGRNPEGFFLMGPSGAAVWSAPTVDAKRGLVYAATGNAYTEPAADTSDAIIAFDSDTGAIRWTNQLTPDDAFILNCGGGNPNCPDDSGPDFDFGASPVLVTTGDGRDLLVIGQKAGVGYALDPDRDGAIVWRYRLGEGGELGGIEWGFAVDGEKAYFANSDYLTPEPGGLAAVRLRTGELAWYAEPHEPVCEGCSPALLAAVTAIPGVVFSGAYDGLFRAYDADDGSVLWEFDTNGDHDAVNGVPARGGSINGPGPVVVDGMVYVNSGYAAFGGRPGNVLLAFGVD
- a CDS encoding class I SAM-dependent methyltransferase, which produces MRLYSELAAWWPLLDDPADYAEEAGVYGDLLAEACDAPIESLLELGSGGGNSASHLKGRFPRLVLADLSEDMLAVSRILNPECEHRLGDMRTLRLGRTFDAVFVHDAVCYMTTEEDLRRAMETAWVHCRPGGAVLFAPDYVRENFRAGETAGGCDERPPSGAASACPRGLRYLEWVWDPDPKDTAYLVDFAFLLRERDGSVRAVQDRHVEGLFARGRWLDLLASVGFEARVVPLVLSDVEPGRHEMFVARRPR